From Glycine soja cultivar W05 chromosome 4, ASM419377v2, whole genome shotgun sequence, the proteins below share one genomic window:
- the LOC114409470 gene encoding protein MAINTENANCE OF PSII UNDER HIGH LIGHT 1-like has product MACALQATLAANAYVFSSRRFSLKLQKNSKRRFSLFTVRVDSDESDCNEEECAPDKEVGKVSVEWLAGEKTKVVGTFPPRRKPGWTGYVEKDTAGQTNIYSVEPAVYVAESAISSGTAGSSSDGVENTAAIVTGLALISIAAASSILLQVGKNAPPQIQTAEYSGPSLSYYINQFKPLEITEVSVPSEAELSSSVQLESSPPEVSQVQVEAQAPETSSVNIVS; this is encoded by the exons ATGGCTTGTGCATTGCAAGCAACCTTAGCAGCCAACGCCTATGTCTTTTCTTCCAGGAGATTCTCCTTGAAGCTCCAAAAGAACAGTAAGAGAAGGTTTTCTTTGTTCACTGTTAGAGTTGATTCTGATGAATCTGATTGCAATGAGGAAGAATGTGCCCCGGATAAGGAA GTAGGGAAGGTCAGTGTGGAATGGTTAGCTGGGGAGAAGACGAAAGTAGTGGGTACATTCCCACCTCGTCGTAAGCCGGGTTGGACTGGCTATGTTGAGAAGGACACTGCTGGGCAGACCAACATATATTCAGTTGAG CCAGCAGTTTATGTGGCAGAAAGTGCTATAAGTTCAGGAACTGCTGGCTCTTCTTCTGATGGAGTTGAAAACACAGCTGCAATTGTCACAGGCCTTGCTCTGATCTCGATTGCAGCAGCATCGTCAATACTGCTACAAGTTGGTAAGAACGCTCCTCCTCAGATCCAGACGGCTGAATACTCTGGACCATCACTTAGTTACTACATCAACCAGTTCAAGCCACTGGAAATTACTGAAGTGTCCGTGCCTAGTGAGGCAGAACTATCGTCATCTGTTCAACTTGAAAGCTCGCCTCCGGAAGTTTCCCAGGTTCAGGTTGAAGCTCAAGCTCCTGAGACCTCTAGTGTGAACATTGTATCGTAG